In Haloarchaeobius salinus, the sequence TATGGCAACGACGGAGCGGCTGGAACGACTCATCACCGACGAACGCGGGAGCTGCTGCGACGGCGACGTCGACGCCCGGATCCGGGAACTGGACGCGGTCCGCGAGCGGGCGACCCTCGACCGGACACCGACCGACACCGCCGTCTTCGACGCGCTCTCGACGGAGACGCGGCTCGACATCGTGCGGCTGCTCGACGCCGCCGAGGACGAACTCTGCGTCTGCGAGCTCGAACCGCTCGTCGACGTCAGCGACAGCGCGGTGAGCCACGCGCTATCGACGCTGACCGACGCCGGGCTCGTCGCCCGCCGGAAGGAGGGGCGCTGGCGCTACTACCGGACGACCGACCGCGCCGAGGCGCTGCTCGCGGCGGTCGTTCCCGGGTCCGACGACACAACCACCGGGGCTGGGGGTGGCTCCGAATGACGACCCTCGGCTTCGTCTGCGTGCAGAACGCCGGCCGCAGCCAGATGGCGACCGCGTTCGCAGAGCGCGAGCGGGACCGTCGCGGCCTCGACTGGGAGATCGTCACCGGCGGCACGCTCCCCGCCGACCACGTCCACGACGAGGTCGTCGACGCGATGGCCGACGTGGGCATCGACCTCTCGGACCGCACGCCCCGCGAGGTGGACGACGACGAGCTCGAATCCTGCGACGTGGTCGCGACGATGGGCTGTTCGACGCTCTCGCTCGACACCACGGTCGACGTGCGCGACTGGGACCTCACCGACCCCGACGGGAGGTCCCCCGACGAGGTCGCCGACATCCGGGACGAGGTCGAGCGACGGGTCGTGGCGCTGTTCGACGAACTCGAGGGGAGCTGACGGCGGCCGAACGGTACGCCTTTCCACCCCCGCCCGGTAGTTCCGGGCGATGACAGACCGCGGGAAGATAGACCGCTCGTTCTTCGACGAGGTGATCTACCCGAACCTCGGGGCCGACCGGGAGGACGTGGCGCTCGGCCCCCGACACGGCGTCGACTTCGGCGTCCTCGACGTGGGCGGGCAGGCCGTCGTCGCGGCGACCGACCCCGTCTCCCTTCTGCCGGGTCTCGGCTGGGAACGCGCCGCGGAGTTCGCGCTCGGCGTCGTCCTCGCCGACGTGGCCGTCTCCGGGGTTCCACCGAGCCACCTCGCCGTCTCGTTCTCGCTCCCGCCCGAGCTGCGCGACGACGAGTTCGCGACCGTCTGGGGGACGATGGCGGACGAACTCGACGACCTCGGGACCACGGTGCTGACGGGACACACCGCCAGGTACGCCGGCTGCTCGTTCCCCTGGGTCGGCGGCGCGACGGTCCTCGGCGTCGGCGACCACGACGACGTGATCCGCCCGGACGGCGCACGACCCGGCGACCACCTGCTCGTCACCCACGGGCCCGCGGTGGAGGCGACGGCGCTGTTCGCCGCGCTGTTCCCCGAGGCGATCGACCTCCCGGACGACCTGCTCGCCCGGCAGGCCGAGCGCCTGCCCTCGACCGAGCACGTCCGCGACGCGCTCCTGGCGGCGGCGAGCGGCCCCGTCACCGCGATGCACGACGCGACCGAGTGCGGGCTGGCCGGCGCGCTCGTCGAACTCGCCGGGGGCGCGGGCGTCCGCATCGACGTGGAGTCGGCGGCGACGCCCGTCACGGACGAGGCCGCTGCCATCTGCGAGTACTTCGACATGGAGCCGTGGGCGGCGACGACCAGCGGGAGCCTGCTCGTCGCGGTCCGGCCCGAGGGTGTCGACGCCGTCGTCGAGGCGCTCGGATCACGCGGCACGCCCGTCGCCGACGCCGGCCGCATCAGCGCGGGCGAGGGCGTCTACGTCGACGGCGAGCGGATCGAACATCCAGCGGAGGACCCCGCCTGGCGCGTCTGGGCCGAGCTGTCCGGCCCGGAGTGACCCGAGCGCGCCGCCGCGGCGCGCCGTTCACCGCACACCGTCGTCGAGGGGGAGCAGTATCCGGACGACGTTCCCGCGCGGCTCGTTCCCCTCGAAGACCAGCTCGCCGCCGAGCGAGTCGATGCACCACTGCATCACCCAGAGCCCCAGTCCCGAGCCGTGGTACGTGTCCGTCTTCGTCTCCGAGGCGTCGAGGACCTCGATCTCGATCTCGGGGATGGGCGGCCCGTCGTCGATGACCCGTATCTCCCCACGGTCGCTCTCGGGGTCCTTCCGCACGGTCACCTCGACCGACGGGTGCTCGTGGTCGTTGTGCACGATGGCGTTCTCGATGGCGTGGTCGACGGCGTAGTCGATGCCGTCGTCCGCCAGCACCCAGACGGCGTCGCGTTCGTCGAGCCGGACGTCGGCGGCCGGGTGCTCCTCCTGCTTCGCGACGACGTGCTCGCGGACGACCTCGTTCATCGACGTGCGCGAGCGGGTCGTCCCGTTGGGGTCGGCGATCTCCTCGAACTCCTGGATGGAGCTACTCAGCGAGCCGATCTCCTCCGCGATATCGAGGACGGTCTGTATCTCCTCCTCGAGTCGCTCCGACTCGATGGCGTCCTTGAGCCGGTCGGCGTAGCCCATGAGGACCGTCGTCTCGTTCCGGAGGTTGTGCCGGACGACGCGGTTGAGCAGCCGGAGCCGCCGCTCCCGTGTCTTGTACTCGGTGATGTCGCGGATCTCGGCGAGGACGCACTGGACGCCGTCGATCTCGATGTCGGTGAGCTCGACTGCCACCCAGATGATCGTGTTGTTCGCCCGTTCGACCTGCCAGTCGAACGACTGCGGGTCGCCGCCGGCCGCTGCACGGATCCGTCGGAGCGCCTCGGACTGGGTGAACTTCGTCGACGGGGCCGTGTAGTCCGAGATCTCCATCTCCCGGAGCTCGGACACGGAGTACCCGTACAGCCGCTCCAGTGCGTCGTTGCCGTCGAGGACCGTTCCCGTCTCGGCGTCGTGGAGGGTCACGCCGGTCGTCAGTGCACTGAACTCCTCGGGAAGACGAACTGCCCCGCTCATCGAACGGGTGCCGGTCCTCTCGCCCGTTCCCCATCTCTACCGGTCACTCCACACATACCAGTTCGAAGGCGGTTCGACTACGAATAACTATCGGCAGCGTCAGCGCCCTCCGGCGATTCGACGTCGATACGCCCCAGCAGCTCCCGCTTCGACGGCGGCGCGATGGTGATGTCCGCCCCGTCGAGTTGCTGTTTCACCCGCCGGGCGTAGTTCGACCGGATGCGAAAGAGGGTCCGCCGCTCCGGTGTGGTCACCCAGAACTCGCTCCGCAGGACGACCGCGTCGCCCGAGAACTCGTCGACGTACGCCGTCGGGCTCGGCCCCTCGACCACCCCGTCGACGTTGCGCGCGGCCTCCTCCAGCAGTGCCAGCGCGTCGTCCACGTCGTCCTCGTAGGCGATGCCGACGTGTTCGACGATCCGGATCCGGTTGTAGCCGTACGGCCGGGTGACCGGCTGGCTCGTCAGCTTCGTGTTCGGCAGCGTCACCAGCCCGCCGTCGGGCGTCTGCACCCGCGTCACCCGGAGCGTGATCGAGCGCACCGTCCCCTCGCCACCCTCCCACTCGATGTAGTCGCCGACGTTGAACTCGGGGTCCAGCACGAGCACCATCCCGCTGACCAGCGAGCCGATGACCGTCTGGCCCGCCACGCCGAGCGCCAGCGTCGCGGCGGCGACGATGAGCGCCGACGACTGCAGGAACGCGCCGTAGCCCGTGATGAGTGCGCCGACGAGGAAGCCGACGACGACGACCGACAGCCGGAGGTACCGCGACACGGCCTCCTCGAGCGTCGGGTTGTTGCGGTTCCGTGCCGTGACGATGCGGCTCACCGCCGGGTCGAGGAGGTACCAGCCGAAGAGAGTCACGAGCGCAAAGGCCAGCACGCCCCAGCCGAGCCGCACCACGAACGCCCAGTCGTTCGCGAGCTGCGACGGCCAGAACTCCGGCGGTGCGCCCTGGAGCAGTAGCGATATCGCGTCCGGAAGCATGGCCGGGACAACGCGGGTCAGGCACTAAAGTCCGGGCTAGCATCCGCCCCGGCCTCCGCCCGGTTCTCGTGTTCGCGGGAACCGCTGCTCGCCTGCTGTGCGCCGCTGGTGACCGTTTCGACGGCTCCGTCGGTAGCGGGACGGGCACAACTTAACACGGCGGGGGTCGAACCGGGGTCCATGCCAGTGGTGCTGCCGAGCGAGATCGTCGTCGAGCGGTTCCTGCCGACGGCGCGGGCGATGCTCGTCGACGACCTCGCCGACAGGGGGCTGACACAGCGGGAGATCGCCGACCACCTGGGGGTCACGCAGGCAGCGGTGAGCAAGTACCGGAGCGGCGAGGTGGCCGTCGAGGAGCGGTTCAGCGGGGACGCCCGCATGGTCGCGACCGTCGAGCGCATCGGCGCGGGACTCGCTGCGGGGGAGATGGACCACTACGAGGCGCTCTCCGAACTCCTGGCGCTCGTCGAGGAGTTCGAGGACCGGGGGCCGATCTGTGCGGTCCACGAGGACGTGATGCCGGCACTCCGCGGGATGGGCTGTGACCTCTGCGTGCGGGGGCCGGACAGCGACGTGCTCGACGAGCGGGCGGTGCTCGACAACGTGCGCGAGGCGGTCCGGCGACTGGGGGGTGCGCCGGCCGTCGTCGACCACGTACCGAACGTCGGGACGAACGTCGCGATGGCGCTGCCCGACGCCGACGAGGTGGGTGACGTGGCCGCGATACCGGGGCGACTCCACGCCATCCAGGGCCGGCTCAACGTCCCCGGGAACCCGGAGTTCGGGGCGTCCCAGCACGTCGCCGGGCTGGTGCTCGCGGCGACCGCGGTCGACAGCGAACTGCGCGGTGCGGTGAACCTGCGGACCTCCGAGGAACTGCTCGCGGCGGCGCGAGCGGCGGGCTACGAGCCACTCGAGTTCGACGCGGGGTACGAGGACCGCGGCGAACGGCTCCGCGAGCGGTTCGCCGAGGACGGTGTTCCGAGGGTCGCCTACCACGACGGCGACTACGGCGTCGAACCCATCCTGTACGTGCTCGGTGCGGACGCGGCCGATGCCGTCTCGCTCGCCGTCTCGCTCTGCGAGGCTGCCGGCGAGTAGTCAGCGTCCGGGGCGAGTAGTCAGCGTCCGAGCCGGTGACGCCCGTCGGCCCACGCCGCCAGCGCGTCGAGTGCCGCGCGTTCGTTCTTCGACACCTCGTCGTCGGTCCCGAGCTCGTCGCTCTCGAAGGCGTTGCAGACGGCGAGTTCGGCCCCCGAGCAGGCCGCCAGCAGCGGCGTCGGGTCGCCGTCGGCCTGCGCCGGGATGGTCGCGTCGTTGACGAAGACGGCCCGCGGCGACGGCGCGGCGTCGAGCAGCCGGCGAGCGCGCTCGGCGTTCGACCGGGCGAGTTCGAGGGCGTCCTCGTCGTCCCTGCCGTCGCTCCGCGGTGCGTGCGCGTCGAGGACTCCGTACCAGCAGCCGTCGGGTGGACGGTAGAAGCGGTCGATGCGACCGCCGAGCAGGTCACCGTCACGCTCGACCTCGGGCGCGAAGTCGAGGACGACGACGCCGTCGGTGCCGCGGGATTCGACCCACCGCGCGAGCGTCGCGGCGGTCGTCCGGGTCTTGCCGACGTTGGACGGCCCGACGACGAGGTGCCGCCCGGCGTCGACGGGGAGGGCGTCCGTGGCGGCGAAGGGGTCGGGCGGCATCACGCGTCGCTCGCCGGCGTCCGGTCGGTCGCGCGCTCGTGGACGAACCGGCCCCCGAGCGCGAGCGTCGCCACGGCCAGCACCGACGCGAAGACGGCGGCGAGCAGCGTCCCGGGGTCGCCGAGCAGCCCGACCGGGTCGCTCGCGTACGGCGAGAGCTCCGAGCGCAGCCACGAGCCGGCGGTGACGCTCGTCACCGCGAGGAGGACGAGACCGCCGAGGCTCGCCAGGACCGGCGGTCGCTCCGGGACGGTGCCGGGGTCGTGCAGCAGGTAGAGCACGAGCGCGATGGCGAACGGCGTGCCGACGAGGCCGAACGCGAGCACGAGCACGAGCAGTTCGAGGACGTTCCCGCCCAGTACCGGACCGAGCGCGGCCGCCAGCGCGGTGACGGCGAGTGCGGCCCGGTAGCGGTCGTCGTCGCGGTCCCAGCCCAGCCTGTCGGCGAGGGCGTACGGTGGAACCGTGGTGTTCCCGCCGAGGGTCGACACGGCCGCCCCGAGCAGGCCGGCGAGGAACAGCGATTCGGCGAGCCCGCCGACGGCCGGGCCGAGCGCGGTCGCGGCCCGGGTCGTCGTCAGCTCTGCGAGCGGGACCGGCCCCTCGTGGAAGACACTGGCTGCGACGAGGAAGATTGCCAGCGAGTAGCCGCCGAAGGCGACGCCCATCGAGGCGACCACGTCGAAGCGGGCGAGCCCCCAGTCCTCGCGGGTCCAGTCCCGCTCGCGCATCGTGTAGCTCTGCATCGTGACGAGCGTGACGTGGACCGCGCCGCCGAGGATGCCCGCGGCGACGAGGGCGGCGTCGGCGGTCGGCAACGAGGGGACCGTGCCAGCCGCCGCCGCGCCGAGGTCGACCGGCACGACGGCCAGGGAGCCGAGGAAGGCGAGCACGACCAGCGAGACGACGAGCT encodes:
- a CDS encoding ATP-binding protein, whose product is MSGAVRLPEEFSALTTGVTLHDAETGTVLDGNDALERLYGYSVSELREMEISDYTAPSTKFTQSEALRRIRAAAGGDPQSFDWQVERANNTIIWVAVELTDIEIDGVQCVLAEIRDITEYKTRERRLRLLNRVVRHNLRNETTVLMGYADRLKDAIESERLEEEIQTVLDIAEEIGSLSSSIQEFEEIADPNGTTRSRTSMNEVVREHVVAKQEEHPAADVRLDERDAVWVLADDGIDYAVDHAIENAIVHNDHEHPSVEVTVRKDPESDRGEIRVIDDGPPIPEIEIEVLDASETKTDTYHGSGLGLWVMQWCIDSLGGELVFEGNEPRGNVVRILLPLDDGVR
- a CDS encoding AIR synthase family protein; this encodes MTDRGKIDRSFFDEVIYPNLGADREDVALGPRHGVDFGVLDVGGQAVVAATDPVSLLPGLGWERAAEFALGVVLADVAVSGVPPSHLAVSFSLPPELRDDEFATVWGTMADELDDLGTTVLTGHTARYAGCSFPWVGGATVLGVGDHDDVIRPDGARPGDHLLVTHGPAVEATALFAALFPEAIDLPDDLLARQAERLPSTEHVRDALLAAASGPVTAMHDATECGLAGALVELAGGAGVRIDVESAATPVTDEAAAICEYFDMEPWAATTSGSLLVAVRPEGVDAVVEALGSRGTPVADAGRISAGEGVYVDGERIEHPAEDPAWRVWAELSGPE
- a CDS encoding low molecular weight phosphatase family protein, with product MTTLGFVCVQNAGRSQMATAFAERERDRRGLDWEIVTGGTLPADHVHDEVVDAMADVGIDLSDRTPREVDDDELESCDVVATMGCSTLSLDTTVDVRDWDLTDPDGRSPDEVADIRDEVERRVVALFDELEGS
- a CDS encoding thiamine-phosphate synthase family protein — its product is MPVVLPSEIVVERFLPTARAMLVDDLADRGLTQREIADHLGVTQAAVSKYRSGEVAVEERFSGDARMVATVERIGAGLAAGEMDHYEALSELLALVEEFEDRGPICAVHEDVMPALRGMGCDLCVRGPDSDVLDERAVLDNVREAVRRLGGAPAVVDHVPNVGTNVAMALPDADEVGDVAAIPGRLHAIQGRLNVPGNPEFGASQHVAGLVLAATAVDSELRGAVNLRTSEELLAAARAAGYEPLEFDAGYEDRGERLRERFAEDGVPRVAYHDGDYGVEPILYVLGADAADAVSLAVSLCEAAGE
- a CDS encoding mechanosensitive ion channel family protein, producing MLPDAISLLLQGAPPEFWPSQLANDWAFVVRLGWGVLAFALVTLFGWYLLDPAVSRIVTARNRNNPTLEEAVSRYLRLSVVVVGFLVGALITGYGAFLQSSALIVAAATLALGVAGQTVIGSLVSGMVLVLDPEFNVGDYIEWEGGEGTVRSITLRVTRVQTPDGGLVTLPNTKLTSQPVTRPYGYNRIRIVEHVGIAYEDDVDDALALLEEAARNVDGVVEGPSPTAYVDEFSGDAVVLRSEFWVTTPERRTLFRIRSNYARRVKQQLDGADITIAPPSKRELLGRIDVESPEGADAADSYS
- a CDS encoding ArsR/SmtB family transcription factor, yielding MATTERLERLITDERGSCCDGDVDARIRELDAVRERATLDRTPTDTAVFDALSTETRLDIVRLLDAAEDELCVCELEPLVDVSDSAVSHALSTLTDAGLVARRKEGRWRYYRTTDRAEALLAAVVPGSDDTTTGAGGGSE
- a CDS encoding NRAMP family divalent metal transporter is translated as MELGARIRSMGPTWLAGAIAAGPATMASLLGAGAGYGYELLWVVVLSAVLGATAQYLAARLGVLTGDGLVSTVEANLGSWWAWLLVVDVVAAAGLAQLVIMKTVADVTELATGIDAAVWGVVWAVVLAVGLVGGGYRVAEFGAKLVVSLVVLAFLGSLAVVPVDLGAAAAGTVPSLPTADAALVAAGILGGAVHVTLVTMQSYTMRERDWTREDWGLARFDVVASMGVAFGGYSLAIFLVAASVFHEGPVPLAELTTTRAATALGPAVGGLAESLFLAGLLGAAVSTLGGNTTVPPYALADRLGWDRDDDRYRAALAVTALAAALGPVLGGNVLELLVLVLAFGLVGTPFAIALVLYLLHDPGTVPERPPVLASLGGLVLLAVTSVTAGSWLRSELSPYASDPVGLLGDPGTLLAAVFASVLAVATLALGGRFVHERATDRTPASDA